A section of the Acomys russatus chromosome 10, mAcoRus1.1, whole genome shotgun sequence genome encodes:
- the Tmem140 gene encoding transmembrane protein 140 gives MVLSRPWRSNWLPFVGIMITVAVALSLMFYALLWKAGNLADLPNLRIGFYNFCLWKEDIGSLECYNFPELEVLGIPQVGLALARLAVYGALVLTIFVPLPLLLAQCNSDEGEWQLAVGFLAASSVLLASGLSLFLSYVWKWLRLSFLGPGFLALCLAQALLIFLLMATVLFPPRNKKDERTVISV, from the coding sequence ATggttctctccaggccctggaggAGCAACTGGCTGCCCTTCGTGGGCATCATGATCACTGTGGCCGTGGCCCTCTCCCTGATGTTCTATGCTCTCCTCTGGAAGGCTGGCAACCTCGCTGACCTACCCAACCTGAGGATCGGCTTCTACAACTTCTGTCTATGGAAGGAGGACATAGGTTCCCTAGAGTGTTACAACTTCCCTGAGCTGGAGGTGCTGGGCATCCCTCAGGTTGGCCTAGCCCTGGCCAGGCTTGCTGTATACGGGGCCCTGGTCCTCACAATCTttgtccctctgcctctcctccttgCCCAGTGCAACAGTGACGAGGGAGAGTGGCAGCTAGCTGTGGGCTTCCTGGCAGCATCCTCCGTCCTGTTGGCCAGCGGACTGAGCCTCTTCCTCTCCTACGTGTGGAAGTGGCTCAGGCTCTCCTTCTTGGGGCCTGGCTTTCTAGCCCTGTGCCTGGCCCAGGCCTTACTCATCTTCTTGCTTATGGCCACAGTTTTGTTCCCTCCACGGAATAAGAAGGATGAGAGAACAGTTATTTCTGTCTAA